The following are encoded in a window of Sulfitobacter sp. S190 genomic DNA:
- a CDS encoding chemotaxis protein CheB, whose amino-acid sequence MKDKPEEDLTIIGIGSSAGGLEAIRDLVSTLPEDLPVSYVVVQHMSPHHKSLMTELVARQTSLRVMDVQDDMTPERNVIYITPPRTDVLFEDGKLRLTDPSPEPASPKPSVDRFLTSLADSHGEKTVAIILSGTGSDGTYGVQAIREAGGITIAQDNESAKYDGMPHNAVQTGCIDLILRPSDIGTHLQKILSSPRDFGEFRRGEMSESPVSDLLQILLARTRVDFREYKQATISRRIERRMVALGIRTQEEYTQFCRTNPQALDALFKDLLISVTRFFRDKDEFEELNSLLPSLVKAREGGPLRVWIAGCATGEEAYSIAMLLSEALGGPEVPLKNYVQIFATDIDKDALMKARRGVYGLSALNEIPKDLADRYLIRQHDGVRVIDNLRSAILFSDHNVCQDPPFQKVDLLCCRNLLIYFGNTLQHKVMSRFHYALASDGLLFLGTAESVAGSEDMFTPERQASHIFRKRVLQGQQRSTYTGSKSQVISLASRRTSVEEKRGGQTTDRHLFEALAKSLGENSMLVTEDFSIARVYGDISGYIEVKAGSSLRMHLDLLRSPLREEARSLVTIAMRNNAHRAGVRHMLKEGDGSETRIDVYPIIAKDINESASLVVFTETPVDLSKTERTPIDYSQDSDAAERIESLEREIASTREALQQTIEELETSNEELQSLNEELQSTNEELQATNEELETSNEELQSTNEELITVNEELQVTAAELSGRTGELTSVIESTPLAIIVMDNALQISQATNAAAKRFEIKRPISNPHISQCVLPAGYPSLAPICSEALKVGETVSAEFNSNDTRVLLTCSPYFNVHGQILGATMVVTEFPGLAREMELLLNNSRLYVTHHAQDGTLLRASESLARVLGENREDIIGKNLFKLHSDVVAEQLKQSDKDLVSGRDDSISASYKVFPPGAERPIWINEDRISYTHTGENRPTIYAVGTDITEVVEAKEAAQNMLTQLHLLQDMAQVGYWSVDLQGNTIHWSQEVYRIHGFDPSQDEPPLDKAIEFYHPDDRDYVENAVRKVIEKGGEFKFTKRIVQTDGTEIEVESHGRAVTDDDGKVVRLIGVFRDLS is encoded by the coding sequence GTGAAAGATAAACCTGAAGAAGATCTGACAATAATCGGCATCGGGTCATCCGCGGGCGGTCTCGAAGCCATCCGCGATCTCGTCAGCACACTGCCGGAAGACCTGCCTGTCAGCTATGTGGTTGTGCAGCACATGTCCCCGCACCACAAAAGCCTGATGACCGAACTCGTCGCACGCCAGACCAGCCTGCGGGTGATGGACGTGCAGGACGACATGACACCCGAACGCAACGTGATCTATATCACGCCACCGCGCACAGACGTGCTGTTCGAGGACGGCAAGCTGCGGCTCACCGATCCCAGCCCCGAACCCGCCTCGCCCAAACCCTCCGTTGACCGCTTCCTGACCAGCCTCGCCGACAGCCACGGCGAAAAGACGGTCGCGATCATCCTGTCGGGGACCGGCAGTGACGGCACCTACGGCGTGCAGGCCATCCGCGAGGCGGGCGGCATCACCATCGCGCAGGACAACGAATCCGCCAAATACGACGGCATGCCGCACAACGCGGTCCAGACCGGCTGCATCGACCTGATCCTGCGGCCCAGCGACATTGGCACGCACCTGCAGAAAATCCTCTCCTCGCCCCGCGATTTCGGCGAATTCCGGCGCGGCGAAATGTCCGAAAGCCCGGTCTCCGACCTGCTGCAGATCCTGCTGGCGCGGACCCGCGTGGACTTTCGCGAATACAAACAGGCCACCATCAGCCGCCGGATCGAACGGCGCATGGTCGCCCTCGGCATCCGCACGCAAGAAGAATACACGCAGTTCTGCCGCACCAATCCGCAAGCCCTCGACGCGCTGTTCAAGGACCTGCTCATCTCGGTGACACGGTTCTTCCGCGACAAGGACGAATTCGAAGAACTCAACAGCCTGCTTCCCTCGCTGGTCAAGGCCCGCGAAGGCGGCCCCTTGCGCGTCTGGATCGCGGGCTGCGCGACGGGCGAAGAGGCATACTCAATAGCGATGCTGCTCTCCGAAGCGCTTGGCGGGCCCGAAGTGCCGCTCAAGAACTATGTCCAGATCTTTGCCACGGACATCGACAAGGACGCGCTGATGAAGGCCCGGCGCGGTGTCTACGGCCTGTCCGCGCTCAACGAGATCCCCAAGGACCTCGCCGACCGCTACCTGATCCGCCAGCACGACGGCGTCCGCGTCATCGACAACCTGCGCAGCGCCATCCTGTTCTCGGACCACAATGTCTGTCAGGATCCACCCTTCCAGAAGGTCGATCTGCTGTGCTGCCGCAACCTTCTGATCTACTTCGGCAACACGTTGCAGCATAAGGTAATGTCGCGGTTCCACTACGCGCTGGCCTCCGACGGGCTGCTGTTTCTGGGCACCGCCGAAAGCGTCGCGGGCTCCGAAGACATGTTCACGCCCGAACGGCAGGCCTCGCACATCTTCCGCAAACGGGTTTTGCAGGGCCAGCAACGCTCCACCTATACCGGGTCAAAATCACAGGTGATCTCGCTTGCCTCGCGGCGTACGTCGGTCGAGGAAAAGCGCGGCGGCCAGACCACGGACCGGCACCTGTTCGAAGCGCTCGCCAAAAGCCTGGGCGAAAACTCCATGCTCGTGACCGAGGATTTTTCCATCGCACGGGTCTACGGCGATATTTCCGGCTATATCGAGGTCAAGGCGGGCAGCTCGCTGCGCATGCACCTCGATCTGTTGCGCAGCCCCCTGCGCGAAGAAGCCCGCAGCCTTGTCACCATCGCGATGCGCAACAACGCCCACCGCGCCGGTGTGCGGCACATGCTCAAGGAAGGCGACGGCAGCGAAACCCGCATCGATGTCTATCCGATCATCGCCAAGGACATCAACGAAAGCGCGTCTCTGGTCGTGTTCACCGAAACGCCGGTGGACCTGTCCAAAACCGAACGCACGCCCATCGACTACAGTCAGGACAGCGACGCGGCAGAGCGGATCGAAAGCCTTGAGCGCGAAATCGCCAGCACCCGCGAGGCGCTGCAGCAGACCATCGAGGAACTCGAGACCTCCAACGAGGAACTGCAATCGCTCAACGAGGAACTGCAATCCACCAACGAAGAGCTTCAGGCCACCAACGAAGAGCTTGAAACCTCCAACGAGGAACTGCAATCCACCAACGAAGAGCTGATCACCGTCAACGAAGAACTGCAGGTCACCGCCGCCGAACTGTCGGGCCGCACCGGTGAGCTGACCTCGGTCATCGAAAGCACCCCGCTGGCGATCATCGTGATGGACAACGCGCTGCAGATCTCGCAGGCCACGAATGCCGCCGCCAAGCGCTTCGAGATCAAGCGCCCCATTTCCAACCCGCACATCAGCCAGTGCGTGCTGCCGGCGGGCTACCCCAGCCTTGCGCCCATCTGCTCGGAAGCGTTGAAGGTCGGCGAAACGGTGTCGGCCGAATTCAACTCCAACGACACCCGCGTGCTGCTGACCTGTTCGCCCTATTTCAACGTGCATGGCCAGATCCTCGGCGCCACGATGGTCGTGACCGAATTCCCCGGTCTGGCCCGCGAAATGGAACTGCTGCTGAACAATTCGCGGCTGTACGTGACCCACCACGCACAGGACGGCACCCTGCTGCGCGCCTCCGAAAGCCTCGCCCGTGTGCTGGGCGAGAACCGCGAAGACATCATCGGCAAGAACCTCTTCAAACTGCACAGCGATGTGGTCGCCGAACAGCTCAAGCAAAGCGACAAGGATCTCGTATCGGGTCGCGATGACAGCATCTCGGCCAGCTACAAAGTGTTTCCCCCGGGCGCGGAACGCCCGATCTGGATCAACGAAGACCGCATTTCCTATACCCATACCGGCGAAAACCGCCCGACCATCTATGCCGTCGGCACCGACATCACCGAGGTGGTCGAGGCCAAGGAAGCCGCGCAAAACATGCTCACACAGCTGCATCTGCTGCAGGACATGGCGCAGGTGGGATACTGGTCTGTGGATCTGCAGGGCAACACGATCCACTGGTCGCAGGAGGTCTACCGCATACACGGTTTCGACCCGTCCCAGGACGAACCGCCTCTCGACAAGGCGATCGAATTCTACCACCCGGACGACCGCGACTACGTGGAAAATGCCGTGCGCAAAGTGATCGAAAAGGGCGGCGAATTTAAATTCACCAAACGGATAGTGCAAACGGACGGCACCGAAATCGAAGTCGAAAGCCACGGGCGTGCTGTCACCGATGACGACGGTAAGGTCGTGCGCCTGATCGGTGTGTTCCGCGATCTGAGCTAG
- the rsfS gene encoding ribosome silencing factor: MQTDAVITAHTGAAVMASAKTQATSDKLLATILSSLNDDKAEDIVQIDLRGKTEIGDHMVICSGRSTRQVAAISEKLAQRIKDEYGLSARTEGKDSGDWVLIDTGDVIVHVFRPEVREFYQLEKMWLPQGDAAPVS; encoded by the coding sequence ATGCAAACAGACGCAGTTATCACTGCGCACACCGGGGCAGCCGTGATGGCCAGCGCCAAGACCCAAGCCACAAGTGACAAACTTCTGGCGACGATTCTTTCCTCACTCAATGACGACAAAGCCGAAGATATCGTGCAGATCGATCTGCGTGGTAAAACGGAAATTGGCGATCATATGGTGATCTGTTCGGGCCGTTCGACCCGTCAGGTTGCGGCCATTTCCGAGAAGCTGGCGCAGCGTATCAAGGACGAGTACGGCCTGTCGGCGCGGACCGAGGGCAAGGATTCGGGCGATTGGGTGTTGATCGACACGGGCGATGTGATCGTTCACGTGTTCCGCCCCGAAGTGCGCGAGTTCTATCAGCTGGAGAAGATGTGGCTGCCGCAAGGCGATGCCGCGCCGGTTTCCTGA
- the rlmH gene encoding 23S rRNA (pseudouridine(1915)-N(3))-methyltransferase RlmH, with protein MKVQICAVGRLRAGPEKTLIDDYLKRFDRTGRALSLGPVSVLEVDDRKGGGMAGEAVLLRNAVPSGGLICCLDERGTVESSVAFAKRLDGWKHRGVGSVSFVIGGADGIAPDLRENADHKLSFGKMVWPHMLVRVMLAEQLYRAASILSGGPYHRA; from the coding sequence ATGAAGGTGCAGATTTGTGCCGTTGGCCGGCTGCGTGCCGGTCCCGAAAAGACGCTGATCGACGACTATCTGAAACGGTTTGACCGAACCGGCCGGGCTTTGTCGCTTGGGCCGGTTTCTGTTTTGGAAGTGGACGATCGCAAGGGCGGCGGCATGGCGGGCGAAGCGGTGCTGTTGCGCAATGCGGTGCCGAGCGGCGGGTTGATCTGTTGTCTGGACGAGCGCGGCACGGTCGAAAGTTCCGTGGCGTTTGCCAAGCGGCTGGACGGCTGGAAGCACCGCGGCGTGGGATCGGTGAGTTTCGTGATCGGCGGGGCGGACGGCATCGCGCCCGATCTGCGCGAGAACGCGGATCACAAGCTGTCATTTGGCAAGATGGTCTGGCCGCACATGCTGGTGCGTGTGATGCTGGCCGAACAGCTGTACCGCGCGGCGAGCATTCTGTCAGGCGGCCCGTACCACCGGGCCTGA
- a CDS encoding FAD-linked oxidase C-terminal domain-containing protein, with product MEMPQPDPAIIARKPRVVARLQSVLPSDAVIHDPRETHAYECDALTAYRCAPMVAVLPASTQEVSDVLRICHEEGVPVVPRGSGTSLAGGALPTADSVILGVARMNDVLETDYANRYIRVQTGRTNLSVTGAVEQDGFFYAPDPSSQLACAIAGNIAMNSGGAHCLKYGVTTNNLMGVRMVMMDGEIVDIGGAHLDAGGLDLLGLVCGSEGQLGVVTEATLRILHKPEGARPVLMGFDDNAVAGACVSDIIKAGVLPVAIEFMDRPCIEATEAFAKAGYPMCEALLIVEVEGSDAEIDHQLALIMEIARRHDPVELRESRSAQESAAIWLGRKSAFGAMGQINDYMCLDGTIPVSSLPHVLRRIGEMREQYGLKVGNVFHAGDGNMHPLILFDANKPGDLELCEAFGADILKLCVEVGGCLTGEHGVGIEKRDLMHVQYAPADLEAQMAVKDVFDPQWLLNPAKVFPLDASGARRATAVAAE from the coding sequence ATGGAAATGCCACAGCCCGATCCGGCGATTATCGCGCGAAAACCGCGTGTTGTCGCCCGTTTGCAGAGTGTCCTGCCTTCGGATGCGGTGATTCACGACCCCCGCGAAACCCATGCTTACGAGTGCGATGCGCTGACCGCCTACCGCTGCGCCCCGATGGTCGCGGTGTTGCCTGCGTCGACGCAGGAGGTGTCAGATGTGCTGCGCATCTGTCACGAAGAGGGGGTGCCCGTGGTGCCGCGCGGGTCCGGCACGTCGCTGGCCGGTGGAGCGCTGCCGACCGCGGACAGTGTCATTCTGGGCGTGGCGCGGATGAACGATGTGCTGGAGACCGATTATGCCAACCGCTACATCCGCGTGCAGACCGGCCGCACCAATCTGAGCGTGACCGGAGCCGTCGAGCAGGACGGGTTTTTCTATGCGCCGGACCCGTCGAGCCAGCTTGCCTGTGCGATTGCGGGGAATATCGCGATGAATTCGGGCGGCGCGCATTGCCTGAAATACGGCGTCACGACCAATAACCTCATGGGTGTCAGAATGGTCATGATGGACGGCGAGATCGTCGACATCGGCGGGGCCCATCTTGATGCGGGGGGGCTCGACCTGTTGGGGCTGGTGTGTGGCTCCGAAGGGCAGCTGGGCGTGGTGACCGAAGCGACGCTGCGTATCCTGCACAAACCCGAAGGCGCCCGCCCGGTGCTGATGGGGTTCGATGACAATGCCGTGGCCGGGGCCTGTGTGTCCGACATCATCAAGGCCGGGGTCTTGCCCGTTGCAATCGAATTCATGGACCGCCCGTGTATCGAGGCGACCGAAGCCTTTGCCAAGGCGGGGTATCCGATGTGCGAGGCGTTGCTGATTGTCGAGGTCGAGGGGTCGGATGCGGAGATCGACCACCAGCTGGCGCTGATCATGGAGATCGCGCGCCGCCACGACCCGGTGGAGTTGCGCGAGAGCCGGTCTGCGCAGGAGAGCGCCGCGATCTGGCTGGGCCGCAAGAGTGCGTTCGGCGCGATGGGCCAGATCAACGATTACATGTGCCTGGATGGGACGATCCCCGTGAGCAGTTTGCCCCACGTGTTGCGCCGGATTGGCGAGATGAGGGAGCAATACGGTTTGAAAGTCGGCAATGTCTTTCATGCCGGGGACGGAAACATGCATCCGCTGATCCTGTTCGATGCCAACAAGCCCGGGGATCTGGAGCTGTGCGAGGCCTTTGGCGCCGATATCCTCAAGCTCTGCGTCGAGGTGGGTGGCTGTCTGACCGGCGAGCACGGTGTCGGGATCGAGAAACGCGATCTGATGCATGTGCAATACGCGCCCGCCGATCTGGAGGCGCAGATGGCGGTGAAGGATGTGTTCGATCCGCAGTGGCTTTTGAACCCCGCGAAGGTTTTCCCGCTGGATGCGTCTGGTGCGCGCCGCGCCACAGCGGTGGCGGCAGAGTAA
- the leuD gene encoding 3-isopropylmalate dehydratase small subunit — translation MNKFTTLSGIAAPMPLINIDTDMIIPKQFLKTIKRSGLGVNLFDEMRYDDDRNEIADFVLNKPQYRDAQILVAGDNFGCGSSREHAPWAIADFGITCVIAPSFADIFYNNCFKNGILPIALPQEQVDLLMKDAEKGANARIEVDLEQQTITSSDGDVFTFDVDPFKKHCLINGLDDIGLTMEKAPSIDAFEKTAAQSRPWV, via the coding sequence ATGAACAAATTCACCACCCTCAGCGGCATTGCCGCCCCGATGCCGCTCATCAACATCGACACCGATATGATCATCCCCAAGCAGTTTCTCAAAACGATCAAGCGTTCCGGCCTTGGCGTGAACCTGTTTGACGAAATGCGATACGACGACGACCGCAACGAAATCGCCGATTTCGTGCTGAACAAACCGCAATACCGCGATGCCCAGATCCTCGTGGCGGGCGACAACTTCGGTTGCGGCTCCTCGCGCGAACACGCGCCCTGGGCCATCGCGGATTTCGGCATCACCTGCGTCATCGCCCCCAGCTTTGCGGATATTTTCTACAATAACTGCTTTAAAAACGGGATCTTGCCCATCGCCCTGCCGCAAGAGCAAGTCGACCTGCTGATGAAGGACGCCGAAAAAGGGGCCAATGCCCGCATCGAAGTGGACCTTGAACAGCAGACGATCACCTCCTCGGACGGCGACGTCTTCACCTTTGACGTGGACCCTTTCAAAAAGCATTGCCTCATCAACGGGCTGGATGACATCGGCCTGACGATGGAAAAGGCGCCCTCGATCGATGCCTTCGAAAAGACCGCCGCGCAAAGCCGTCCCTGGGTCTGA
- a CDS encoding mechanosensitive ion channel family protein, producing MEDATDPFADFITTLQGLWINGLGFAEGVIQPGWRQNQVLIVLVLAVVAFFLHRWSGNALQNWVRGREGWQKWQLRLIVQLRRRLGLIWFSLMAFAVYWTMQNLTWPSRSYLIGLAATLAGVWVGIAFAAQLVRNRPLRRVVTWALWIYATLYYLNVSDDVAAFLDNLALELGDFRLSMLTLITAIVVIGVLITMARVASQATASTIRRNEDISPSMQVLAVKGVQLAMYGFAFYMGVKAVGIDLTGLAVLSGAIGVGLGFGLQKVVSNLVSGVIILLDKSIKPGDVISLGETFGWIQTLGARYASVVTRDGKEYLIPNEDLITGQVVNWSHSNDFVRLDIYFGTAYADDPHMVRKLAIAAAAGVDRVLEHPKLPVCHIVGFGDSSVDYILRFWIRDPTGGLTNIRGNVYLALWDAFQENGISIPFPQREVRMLGDGALSD from the coding sequence ATGGAAGACGCGACAGACCCGTTTGCCGATTTTATCACGACGCTGCAGGGTCTTTGGATCAACGGGCTGGGATTTGCCGAAGGGGTGATCCAGCCGGGGTGGCGGCAGAACCAGGTGCTGATTGTGCTGGTGCTGGCGGTGGTGGCGTTTTTCCTGCACCGCTGGTCGGGCAATGCTTTGCAAAACTGGGTGCGCGGGCGCGAGGGCTGGCAGAAGTGGCAGCTGCGCCTGATCGTGCAGCTGCGCCGGCGGCTCGGATTGATCTGGTTCTCGCTGATGGCTTTTGCCGTCTACTGGACAATGCAGAATTTAACGTGGCCCTCGCGGTCCTATCTGATCGGGTTGGCGGCCACGCTGGCCGGTGTCTGGGTCGGCATCGCCTTTGCCGCCCAACTGGTGCGCAACCGGCCGCTGCGCCGGGTGGTGACATGGGCGCTGTGGATCTATGCCACGCTCTATTACCTCAATGTTTCGGACGATGTGGCGGCGTTTCTGGACAATCTGGCGCTGGAGCTGGGTGATTTCCGGCTGTCGATGCTGACGCTGATCACCGCGATCGTGGTCATCGGCGTGTTGATCACGATGGCCCGTGTGGCCAGTCAGGCGACCGCCAGCACGATCCGGCGCAACGAGGATATCAGCCCGTCGATGCAGGTGCTGGCCGTCAAGGGTGTGCAGCTGGCGATGTACGGCTTTGCCTTCTACATGGGCGTGAAGGCGGTGGGGATTGATCTGACCGGGCTGGCCGTGTTGTCGGGCGCGATTGGTGTGGGCCTGGGCTTTGGTCTGCAAAAGGTGGTGTCGAACCTTGTGTCGGGGGTGATTATCCTGCTCGACAAGTCGATCAAGCCCGGCGATGTAATCAGCCTTGGCGAGACGTTCGGCTGGATCCAGACATTGGGTGCGCGCTATGCGTCGGTGGTCACGCGCGACGGCAAGGAATACCTGATCCCGAATGAGGATCTGATCACTGGGCAGGTGGTCAACTGGTCCCACTCCAACGATTTTGTGCGCCTCGACATCTATTTCGGTACGGCCTACGCCGACGATCCGCATATGGTGCGCAAGCTGGCCATCGCGGCGGCGGCAGGGGTCGACAGGGTGCTGGAGCATCCCAAGTTGCCGGTCTGCCATATCGTGGGATTTGGCGACAGCAGCGTCGATTACATTTTGCGGTTCTGGATCCGCGACCCCACGGGCGGGCTGACCAACATCCGCGGCAACGTCTATCTGGCGCTGTGGGATGCGTTTCAGGAGAACGGCATTTCGATCCCCTTCCCGCAGCGCGAGGTGCGTATGCTGGGCGACGGGGCGCTGTCAGACTGA
- the leuC gene encoding 3-isopropylmalate dehydratase large subunit has product MSPKTLYDKIWDAHVAHEADDGTCLLYIDRHLVHEVTSPQAFEGLRMTGRTVRAPDKTIAVPDHNVPTTPGRDDPKNMTEDSAIQVAALDTNAKEFGIHYYPVSDVRQGIVHIVGPEQGWTLPGMTVVCGDSHTATHGAFGALAHGIGTSEVEHVLATQTLIQKKSKNMKVEITGKLAPGVTAKDIVLTIIGETGTAGGTGYVIEYCGEAIRDLSMEGRMTICNMAIEGGARAGLIAPDQKTFDYCQGRPHAPKGAQWEAALNWWKTLYSDDDAAWDKVLVIKGEDIAPSVTWGTSPEDVLPITANVPAADDFEGGKVDAAKRSLDYMGLTAGTPLRDVDIDTVFIGSCTNGRIEDLRAAAAILKGRKVKEGMRAMVVPGSGLVRAQAEEEGLADIFKEAGFEWRLAGCSMCLAMNPDQLSPGERCAATSNRNFEGRQGRGGRTHLMSPAMAAAAAVTGKLTDVRDMM; this is encoded by the coding sequence ATGTCCCCCAAAACACTCTATGACAAAATCTGGGATGCCCACGTCGCGCACGAAGCCGACGACGGCACCTGCCTTCTCTATATCGACCGCCATCTGGTCCACGAGGTGACATCGCCGCAGGCCTTCGAAGGTCTGCGCATGACGGGCCGCACCGTGCGGGCACCGGACAAGACGATCGCCGTGCCCGATCACAACGTGCCCACCACGCCGGGCCGCGATGATCCCAAGAACATGACCGAGGATTCCGCCATTCAGGTGGCCGCGCTCGACACAAACGCCAAGGAATTCGGCATCCACTACTACCCCGTGTCCGACGTGCGTCAGGGCATCGTGCACATCGTCGGTCCCGAACAGGGCTGGACCCTGCCGGGCATGACCGTCGTCTGCGGCGACAGCCACACCGCGACCCACGGCGCATTCGGGGCGCTGGCCCACGGCATCGGCACCTCCGAGGTGGAACACGTTCTGGCCACGCAAACGCTGATCCAGAAAAAATCCAAGAACATGAAGGTCGAAATCACCGGCAAACTGGCGCCCGGCGTCACGGCCAAGGATATCGTGCTGACCATCATCGGCGAAACCGGCACCGCGGGCGGCACCGGCTATGTCATCGAATATTGCGGCGAAGCGATCCGCGATCTGTCGATGGAAGGCCGCATGACCATCTGCAACATGGCCATCGAAGGCGGCGCGCGCGCCGGTCTCATCGCGCCCGACCAAAAGACGTTCGACTACTGTCAGGGCCGCCCCCACGCGCCCAAAGGCGCCCAGTGGGAAGCCGCGCTGAACTGGTGGAAGACGCTCTATTCCGACGATGACGCCGCATGGGACAAGGTGCTGGTGATCAAGGGCGAAGACATCGCGCCCTCCGTTACCTGGGGCACCTCGCCCGAAGACGTGCTGCCGATCACCGCCAACGTCCCCGCCGCCGATGATTTCGAAGGCGGCAAGGTCGACGCGGCCAAACGCTCGCTCGACTACATGGGCCTGACCGCGGGCACCCCGCTGCGCGACGTCGACATCGACACCGTGTTTATCGGGTCGTGCACAAACGGGCGCATCGAAGACCTGCGTGCCGCCGCCGCCATCCTCAAGGGCCGCAAGGTCAAGGAAGGCATGCGCGCGATGGTCGTGCCCGGCTCCGGTCTCGTGCGGGCGCAGGCCGAGGAAGAGGGCCTTGCCGACATCTTCAAGGAGGCCGGTTTCGAATGGCGTCTGGCGGGATGCTCCATGTGTCTGGCCATGAACCCCGATCAGCTGTCGCCGGGCGAACGCTGTGCGGCCACGTCCAACCGCAACTTCGAGGGCCGTCAGGGCCGCGGCGGCCGGACCCATCTGATGAGCCCCGCAATGGCCGCCGCCGCCGCTGTCACGGGCAAGCTCACGGATGTGCGCGACATGATGTAA
- a CDS encoding FAD-binding oxidoreductase, which translates to MTHTIKLKEKEALTPDTNRYVFERPANLDFKPGQATELSLTKDGWRDEGRPFTFTSQPDDDHLEFVIKSYPSHDGVTEQLADLQPGDEVQMEEPFGAIRDHGPGVFLAAGAGITPFIPILEKHDAMGEMDCTLIFTNKTEADIILRDKWEAMAGLSTHFTVTDQDDASVETAKIDKAYLSQHIGDFDQTFYLCGPQEFVDDVRDGLKTLGAKDDKIITEEGW; encoded by the coding sequence ATGACCCATACGATCAAGCTGAAAGAGAAAGAAGCCCTGACGCCCGATACCAACCGGTATGTGTTCGAGCGGCCTGCCAACCTCGATTTCAAACCCGGACAGGCGACCGAGCTGAGCCTGACCAAGGACGGGTGGCGCGACGAGGGCCGGCCCTTTACCTTCACCTCGCAGCCCGACGACGACCATCTGGAGTTCGTCATCAAGAGCTATCCGTCCCATGACGGGGTGACCGAGCAGCTGGCCGATCTGCAACCCGGTGACGAGGTGCAGATGGAAGAGCCCTTTGGCGCGATCCGCGATCATGGTCCGGGTGTCTTTCTGGCCGCGGGTGCGGGCATCACGCCGTTCATCCCGATTCTCGAAAAACACGACGCCATGGGCGAGATGGACTGCACGCTGATTTTCACCAACAAGACCGAGGCCGACATCATCCTGCGCGACAAGTGGGAAGCGATGGCGGGGCTGAGCACCCATTTCACGGTGACCGATCAGGACGATGCGTCGGTCGAGACAGCGAAGATCGACAAAGCCTATCTTTCGCAGCACATCGGCGATTTCGACCAGACGTTTTATCTGTGCGGACCGCAGGAATTTGTCGACGATGTACGTGATGGATTAAAAACGCTGGGCGCCAAGGATGATAAGATTATCACCGAAGAAGGCTGGTAA
- a CDS encoding DUF599 domain-containing protein, with protein sequence MNWIERLHLLSPLDYAALALLVALWLGIGWRIENPAKSRPSVSTIMAGYRREWMVQMVTRQPRIFDAQTITTLRQGTSFLASTSVIAIGGTLALIGNAEQVAVVAADLTDTLSPTFVWEVKLIMVVFLLTNAFLKFVWSNRLFGYCSVLMAAVPNDPDDANAMPMAMKAAQLNVSAARSFNRGLRAVYFALATVAWLLGPVPLMGAALLTCVVIWRREFASLSRMALLDQTG encoded by the coding sequence ATGAACTGGATTGAGCGTTTACACCTTCTGTCGCCCCTCGATTACGCAGCGTTGGCGCTGCTTGTCGCGCTGTGGCTCGGCATCGGCTGGCGGATCGAAAATCCCGCAAAATCGCGGCCTTCGGTATCGACCATCATGGCGGGGTACCGGCGCGAATGGATGGTGCAGATGGTAACGCGGCAGCCGCGGATCTTCGATGCGCAAACCATCACCACCCTGCGGCAGGGCACTTCGTTTCTGGCCTCGACCTCGGTCATCGCCATCGGCGGGACGCTGGCGCTGATCGGCAACGCCGAACAGGTCGCGGTCGTGGCCGCCGATCTGACCGACACGCTGTCGCCCACCTTCGTGTGGGAGGTCAAACTGATCATGGTGGTGTTCCTGCTGACCAATGCGTTCCTGAAATTCGTCTGGTCGAACCGGCTCTTCGGCTATTGCTCGGTGCTGATGGCCGCCGTGCCCAACGACCCCGACGATGCCAACGCCATGCCGATGGCGATGAAGGCCGCACAGCTCAACGTGTCCGCCGCCCGCAGCTTCAACCGCGGCCTGCGGGCGGTGTATTTTGCGCTGGCAACGGTGGCATGGCTGCTGGGGCCGGTGCCGCTGATGGGGGCCGCCCTGCTGACCTGCGTGGTGATCTGGCGCCGCGAATTCGCAAGCCTTTCGCGGATGGCGCTCTTGGATCAAACCGGCTGA